The following are encoded in a window of Kitasatospora fiedleri genomic DNA:
- a CDS encoding DEAD/DEAH box helicase, with product MAGRNGRWAREVLAVAGRQRAAARALVADHAAAVAEVARAHGLIFERLVRAELAAIPVERLKDVTEGRLQTGALRAAGYPTVAAVHDATRQDLLRVPGIGGPTAAHLLGAAGQIAAAVQEGTAVRLDPAHPDAAATALVTALHRLVLAGPAARRAAAEAADLDDRYRAPLAEATYARGRLRGLLVGAEKRERAWRAVESLAGEGERAEADGVALRFAQASADLLRPPAGEVEVWVEFEHRAAEFYAELALLAEEGRLAGPTATDGRAAAEGHLPDGLAEQVRAQPFDDRGCTVSLRGYQAFGARFALARRKVVIGDEMGLGKTVQALAVLAHLAADGAPRRFLVVCPASVLVNWQRETAERTVLTPHRYHGPGREAARERWLAGGGVLVATYESLRTLAADPVDALVVDEAHFVKNPAARRTRLVAEWAARTERVLFLTGTPMENRVEEFRTLIGHLQPDLLADLPAGLGALGPLAFRRAVAPAYLRRNQQDVLTELPDVVRVDEWDELSGPDRAAYAAAVAEGNFMAMRRAAYAAPAHSAKLRRLRELVAEAAESGHKVVVFSYFREVLAAVHGALGAAVAGTVAGSLPAEARQELVDAFTAADGHAVLLCQIQAGGLGLNLQAANVVILCEPQLKPTLEDQAVARAQRMGQIRRVRVHRLLATDSLDRRLVELLRGKAELFDRYARRSDLAEAAPEAVDISDRALAVRIVEDEQLRLAGPAN from the coding sequence GTGGCGGGACGGAACGGGCGGTGGGCCAGGGAGGTCCTCGCGGTGGCCGGACGGCAGCGGGCGGCGGCGCGGGCGCTGGTCGCGGACCACGCGGCGGCGGTCGCGGAGGTGGCGCGGGCCCACGGGCTGATCTTCGAGCGGCTGGTGCGGGCCGAGCTGGCGGCGATCCCGGTCGAGCGGCTCAAGGACGTCACCGAGGGCCGGTTGCAGACCGGCGCCCTGCGCGCCGCCGGCTACCCCACGGTCGCGGCGGTGCACGACGCCACCCGGCAGGACCTGCTGCGCGTCCCCGGCATCGGCGGCCCCACCGCCGCCCACCTGCTGGGCGCCGCCGGGCAGATCGCCGCCGCCGTCCAGGAGGGCACCGCCGTCCGCCTCGACCCGGCGCACCCCGACGCGGCGGCCACCGCGCTGGTCACCGCCCTGCACCGGCTGGTGCTGGCCGGGCCCGCCGCCCGGCGGGCCGCCGCGGAGGCCGCCGACCTGGACGACCGCTACCGGGCCCCGCTGGCCGAGGCCACCTACGCCCGGGGGCGGCTGCGCGGGCTGCTGGTCGGCGCGGAGAAGCGCGAACGGGCCTGGCGGGCCGTCGAGTCGCTGGCGGGGGAGGGGGAGCGGGCGGAGGCGGACGGGGTGGCGCTGCGGTTCGCCCAGGCGTCCGCGGACCTGCTGCGCCCGCCCGCGGGGGAGGTCGAGGTCTGGGTCGAGTTCGAGCACCGGGCCGCCGAGTTCTACGCCGAGCTGGCGCTGCTCGCCGAGGAGGGCCGACTGGCCGGTCCGACCGCCACCGACGGCCGGGCCGCCGCCGAGGGCCACCTGCCCGACGGCCTGGCCGAGCAGGTCCGCGCCCAGCCCTTCGACGACCGGGGCTGCACCGTCTCGCTCCGCGGCTACCAGGCGTTCGGCGCCCGGTTCGCGCTGGCCCGCCGGAAGGTGGTGATCGGCGACGAGATGGGCCTGGGCAAGACCGTGCAGGCGCTGGCGGTGCTCGCCCACCTGGCCGCCGACGGGGCGCCGCGCCGCTTCCTGGTGGTCTGCCCCGCCTCGGTGCTGGTCAACTGGCAGCGGGAGACCGCCGAGCGGACGGTGCTCACCCCGCACCGCTACCACGGCCCCGGCCGGGAGGCCGCCCGGGAGCGCTGGCTGGCGGGCGGCGGCGTGCTGGTGGCCACCTACGAGTCACTGCGCACCCTGGCCGCCGACCCGGTGGACGCGCTGGTCGTCGACGAGGCGCACTTCGTGAAGAACCCGGCCGCCCGCCGCACCCGACTGGTCGCCGAGTGGGCCGCCCGCACCGAGCGCGTGCTGTTCCTGACCGGCACCCCGATGGAGAACCGGGTCGAGGAGTTCCGCACCCTGATCGGCCACCTCCAGCCCGACCTGCTCGCCGACCTCCCGGCCGGTCTCGGCGCGCTCGGCCCGCTGGCCTTCCGGCGCGCCGTCGCCCCCGCCTACCTGCGCCGCAACCAGCAGGACGTGCTCACCGAACTCCCGGACGTGGTGCGGGTCGACGAGTGGGACGAGCTCTCCGGGCCGGACCGGGCCGCGTACGCCGCCGCCGTCGCCGAGGGCAACTTCATGGCGATGCGCCGGGCCGCGTACGCCGCGCCCGCGCACTCGGCGAAACTCCGGCGGCTGCGCGAACTCGTCGCCGAGGCCGCCGAGTCGGGGCACAAGGTGGTGGTGTTCTCGTACTTCCGGGAGGTGCTCGCCGCCGTCCACGGGGCGCTCGGCGCGGCCGTCGCCGGCACCGTCGCCGGATCGCTGCCCGCCGAGGCGCGGCAGGAGCTGGTCGACGCGTTCACCGCCGCGGACGGGCACGCCGTGCTGCTCTGCCAGATCCAGGCCGGCGGGCTCGGCCTCAACCTCCAGGCCGCCAACGTGGTGATCCTCTGCGAGCCGCAGCTCAAGCCCACCCTGGAGGACCAGGCGGTGGCCCGCGCCCAGCGGATGGGCCAGATCCGCCGGGTCCGGGTGCACCGGCTGCTCGCCACCGACAGCCTGGACCGGCGGCTGGTCGAACTGCTCAGGGGCAAGGCCGAGTTGTTCGACCGCTACGCCCGCCGCAGCGACCTCGCCGAGGCCGCCCCCGAGGCGGTCGACATCTCCGACCGGGCGCTCGCGGTGCGGATCGTCGAGGACGAGCAGCTGCGGCTGGCCGGCCCGGCGAACTGA
- a CDS encoding MDR family NADP-dependent oxidoreductase yields the protein MSVPFRAVHQIARPSGRPTADLFAFVDGTLPAPAAGQVLVENAYLSVDPYMLGLMGGGEGGYPLHAPLEGRAVGRVVESRSAALPVGTPVLHRQGWRTHAVLAPEQVRVLPELPGVALSAHLGVLGGTGLSAYVGLTRIARLKPGEDLFVSAAAGGVGTAAGQLARLLGARRVVGSAGSPAKTAFLTGELGFDAAFDHHAGPVAELLAGAAPDGIDVYLDNVGGEHLAAAIGALREFGRIAWCGAIAQYGAAAAPAAPHNLFDLVARSIRLEGFLVRHHLDAQEELYALLGPQLRSGRVLAAETVLDGFDRTVEAFLGVLAGTNTGKMLVRI from the coding sequence ATGTCCGTGCCCTTCCGCGCCGTCCACCAGATCGCCCGCCCGAGCGGCCGGCCGACCGCCGACCTGTTCGCCTTCGTCGACGGCACGCTGCCCGCGCCCGCCGCGGGACAGGTGCTGGTGGAGAACGCCTACCTGTCCGTCGACCCGTACATGCTCGGCCTGATGGGCGGCGGCGAGGGCGGCTACCCGCTGCACGCCCCGCTGGAGGGGCGGGCGGTGGGGCGGGTGGTGGAGTCCCGTTCGGCGGCGCTGCCGGTGGGCACGCCGGTGCTGCACCGGCAGGGCTGGCGCACCCACGCGGTGCTGGCGCCCGAGCAGGTGCGGGTGCTGCCCGAGCTGCCGGGCGTGGCGCTGAGCGCGCACCTGGGCGTGCTGGGCGGCACCGGTCTGTCCGCGTACGTGGGGCTGACCCGGATCGCGCGGCTGAAGCCGGGCGAGGACCTGTTCGTATCGGCGGCGGCCGGCGGGGTGGGCACGGCGGCCGGGCAGCTGGCCCGGCTGCTGGGGGCCCGGCGGGTGGTCGGCTCGGCCGGGAGCCCGGCCAAGACCGCTTTCCTGACCGGGGAGTTGGGCTTCGACGCGGCCTTCGACCACCACGCCGGCCCGGTAGCCGAGCTGCTGGCCGGGGCCGCCCCGGACGGCATCGACGTGTACCTGGACAACGTCGGCGGCGAGCACCTGGCGGCGGCGATCGGCGCGCTGCGCGAGTTCGGCCGGATCGCCTGGTGCGGGGCGATCGCCCAGTACGGGGCGGCCGCCGCGCCCGCCGCCCCGCACAACCTGTTCGACCTGGTGGCCCGTAGCATCCGGCTGGAGGGCTTCCTGGTCCGCCACCACCTGGACGCCCAGGAGGAGTTGTACGCCCTGCTGGGCCCGCAGCTGCGCTCCGGCCGGGTGCTCGCCGCGGAGACGGTGCTGGACGGCTTCGACCGCACCGTCGAGGCGTTCCTCGGCGTGCTGGCGGGCACGAACACCGGCAAGATGCTGGTGCGGATCTGA
- a CDS encoding MBL fold metallo-hydrolase, translating to MTVEAPGRRPVDFTAPVEGRSLDVRWIHGSVSAKHDTDPEIQVHHYDAHTVLLRQNMAVNYEAPFLFLLFGSDRAVLLDTGATAEPAYFPLRRVVDELVAAWCARHGRTAGPGREPYELVVLHTHGHGDHVAGDPQFADRPDTVLVDAGLESVTRYLGLGPDPDRPVPLDLGGRVLECLASPGHHPAAVTYYDPYTGFLLTGDTVYPGRLYIQDWDAYTATVDRLIDFARTRPVSHLLGCHVEMTDEPGVDYPIRTVHQPSELPLQLPVERLLDIRKALTEVAGRHGRFPFADFVLCHGTS from the coding sequence ATGACCGTCGAAGCCCCCGGCCGCCGGCCGGTCGATTTCACCGCCCCGGTCGAAGGGCGCTCGCTCGACGTCCGGTGGATTCACGGCTCGGTCTCGGCGAAGCACGACACCGATCCCGAGATCCAGGTCCACCACTACGACGCCCACACCGTGCTCCTGCGCCAGAACATGGCGGTCAACTACGAGGCGCCGTTCCTGTTCCTGCTCTTCGGGAGCGACCGGGCGGTGCTCCTCGACACCGGCGCCACCGCCGAACCCGCGTACTTCCCGCTGCGCCGGGTGGTGGACGAACTGGTCGCGGCGTGGTGCGCGCGGCACGGCCGGACGGCCGGGCCGGGGCGGGAACCGTACGAGCTGGTGGTGCTGCACACCCACGGGCACGGCGACCACGTCGCGGGCGACCCGCAGTTCGCCGACCGGCCGGACACCGTGCTGGTCGACGCCGGGCTGGAGAGCGTCACCCGGTACCTGGGGCTCGGGCCGGACCCGGACCGGCCGGTGCCGCTGGACCTGGGCGGGCGGGTGCTGGAGTGCCTGGCCAGTCCCGGGCACCACCCGGCCGCGGTCACCTACTACGACCCGTACACGGGGTTCCTGCTCACCGGCGACACAGTCTACCCGGGGCGGCTGTACATCCAGGACTGGGACGCCTACACCGCGACGGTGGACCGGCTGATCGACTTCGCCCGGACCCGTCCGGTCAGCCACCTGCTGGGCTGCCACGTCGAGATGACCGACGAGCCGGGGGTGGACTACCCGATCCGCACCGTCCACCAGCCGTCCGAACTCCCGCTCCAGCTGCCGGTCGAGCGGCTCCTGGACATCAGGAAGGCGCTGACCGAGGTGGCCGGGCGGCACGGCCGGTTCCCGTTCGCCGACTTCGTCCTCTGCCACGGCACGAGCTGA
- a CDS encoding LysR family transcriptional regulator codes for MADDLLPQELRILVAVADSGGFTAAAERLGLTQSAVSHAVRGCERKLGAVLFERGRRGARPTPAGERAAGHARRVLRLLAALPGEVRQAAAGAGAGPSGPLRIAAFRSAAVQVLPPVLAVLAARCPELVPEVRIVRDLGRGTAGEVADGRADLALATLDARGTTATLPGLLAAPLYREEYALVHRRGHPDPRGLPLVDWDENCGSYTADWWRRQDWLPTATINVSDDTVVLSLAAQGLGMAVMPRLSLDRPPAGLAVTDLGPDRPARRVGYVTTPELARTAAVRALVRALREAPLPAGASALEG; via the coding sequence GTGGCAGACGATCTCCTCCCGCAGGAACTGCGGATTCTGGTCGCGGTCGCCGACAGCGGCGGCTTCACGGCCGCCGCCGAACGGCTCGGGCTGACCCAGTCCGCGGTGTCGCACGCCGTCCGGGGCTGCGAGCGCAAACTCGGCGCGGTGCTGTTCGAGCGCGGGCGGCGCGGCGCCCGGCCCACCCCGGCCGGGGAGCGGGCGGCCGGGCACGCCCGGCGGGTGCTGCGGCTGCTGGCCGCGCTCCCCGGCGAGGTCCGGCAGGCCGCCGCCGGGGCCGGGGCCGGGCCGAGCGGGCCGCTGCGGATCGCCGCGTTCCGCAGCGCCGCCGTCCAGGTGCTGCCGCCGGTGCTGGCGGTGCTCGCGGCCCGCTGCCCCGAGTTGGTGCCCGAGGTGCGGATCGTGCGCGACCTCGGCCGCGGCACCGCGGGCGAGGTCGCCGACGGCCGGGCCGACCTCGCCCTGGCCACCCTCGACGCGCGCGGCACCACCGCCACCCTGCCCGGGCTGCTCGCCGCGCCGCTCTACCGCGAGGAGTACGCGCTCGTCCACCGCCGGGGCCACCCCGACCCGCGCGGCCTGCCGCTGGTCGACTGGGACGAGAACTGCGGCTCGTACACGGCGGACTGGTGGCGGCGTCAGGACTGGCTGCCGACCGCCACCATCAACGTCTCCGACGACACCGTGGTGCTCTCGCTCGCCGCCCAGGGGCTCGGCATGGCCGTCATGCCCCGGCTCAGCCTGGACCGCCCGCCCGCCGGACTGGCCGTCACCGACCTCGGCCCGGACCGCCCCGCGCGCCGGGTGGGCTACGTCACCACCCCCGAACTCGCCCGCACCGCCGCCGTCCGCGCCCTGGTCCGGGCGCTGCGCGAGGCGCCGCTGCCCGCCGGGGCGAGCGCGCTGGAGGGGTGA
- a CDS encoding GNAT family N-acetyltransferase has product MLALAEVRDEPMAADGLVLRRPRPTDAALVHRGTHDPLVREFLQAVVPHRDTAAAEQWLTDIPPMLWETGRAAYFAVESADTGEALGWAELVNLDPELERAEVAVWLLPEHRRLRTAKAALRLVCRFGFERIGLRRIDAFAAADNMPSQLTGAAIGFRRAGYRPALFRSSRTHRLHDAVHATLVPEDLC; this is encoded by the coding sequence ATGCTGGCGCTCGCCGAAGTGCGGGACGAACCGATGGCGGCCGACGGGTTGGTGCTGCGCAGACCGCGCCCCACCGACGCCGCCCTGGTGCACCGCGGCACCCACGACCCGCTGGTGCGGGAGTTCCTGCAGGCCGTCGTCCCGCACCGGGACACCGCCGCCGCCGAACAGTGGCTGACCGACATCCCGCCGATGCTCTGGGAGACCGGCCGGGCCGCCTACTTCGCCGTCGAGTCGGCGGACACCGGCGAGGCCCTCGGCTGGGCCGAACTGGTCAACCTCGACCCGGAGCTGGAGCGCGCCGAGGTCGCCGTCTGGCTGCTGCCCGAGCACCGCCGGCTGCGCACCGCCAAGGCCGCGCTCCGGCTGGTGTGCCGCTTCGGCTTCGAGCGGATCGGCCTTCGCCGGATCGACGCCTTCGCCGCCGCCGACAACATGCCCAGCCAGCTCACCGGCGCCGCCATCGGCTTCCGCCGGGCCGGCTACCGCCCCGCGCTGTTCCGCAGCTCCCGCACCCACCGGCTGCACGACGCGGTGCACGCGACACTCGTACCGGAAGACCTCTGCTGA